DNA from Roseomonas gilardii subsp. gilardii:
GGGGTTGGTGAAGCGTTCCCAGGGGTCGTAATAGGGAATGTCGTGGTTGCCCGGCACGGCGATCCAGGGCGCCTTCAGCGCGTGCAGGAACTCCGCCGCCGCGGCGTATTCGCGGCGCCGGGCGCGCATGGTGAGATCGCCCGAGACCGCCACCAGATCCGCCGGCGCGGCATTCAGCTCGTCCAGCAGCCCGGCCACCACCGCCTCGTCCACCCGGCCGAAATGCAGGTCGGAGATATGGTCGATCCGCCTCATGCCGGCTGGGGTTCGCTCTGCGCCGTCACCTCCGCCTCCGCCACGGGGGCGAGGGAGAGCACGCGCAGGGCCCGGGGGTGGATGCGGAACCGCAGGGGCGTCGGCAGGATCTGGATCTCCCCATCGGTGGCGACGCGCAGGCTGACGCGGCGCGATTCGATGGTCAGGGCGGGGGTGAGGAAGTGGTCCACCTCCTCCGTGCGCCGCCACAGGCCGAGGCCCATGGCCACCAGCATCACCAGCGACCAGAACAGGCCGAAGCGTTTCGGGCGGTGCACGGCCAGGACCCCGGTGTCGAGCCGGGGGCGATGGAAGAAGCTGCCCAGCGCCTCCTCATAGGGATTGTTGACCACGGACAGCGCCCGGGCCCGGACGTGCCGGCGGACCGGCGGCGCGCCCGGCTGTTCGGACCAGGCGAGGTTCAGGCTCAGGGGCGGGCGGCCAAAGGCCCGCAGGGTCCCGAGGATGGTGCGCATCCGCGCGGCGATGCCGGGGATGCGCCGGTTCGCCTGCCGCAGCCGCGCGAAGCGGTTCGGCAGGCCCAGCACGGCCTGGCAGGTGAAGACCTCGCCATTCACCTCGCCGATATCGATCCGCCGTGTTTCCGCGCCGGCGAGGGCCATGGCGGCCTCCAGCGGATCGAGTGGCATGCCGAGGTCGCGGGCGAGGATGTTGAGCGTGCCGAGCGGCAGGATACCCAGGGCGATCCCGGTGCCGGCCAGCCTGCCTGCGGCGCCCCGCACCGTGCCGTCACCGCCGCCGACGATCACCAGCGGTGCCGGCAGGCTGCGCGCGGCCGCGACGGCGGCCTCGATACGGCCCTCCATGTCGGGGGCGGCATCCTCGGCGATGATATGGAGGTCGAAGCCGGACTCGCGCAGGGCGTCTTCGATCTGTCCGGGCAGTTCCGGCCGGCCGTCGAGCGTTCCGGCACGGTTGTTCATCACGAGTACGGCGCGCGTCATCCCGGTCCCCCTGCCTGTCCCAGCGCGGGCAGCCGGGGCGGCAACGCGGCCCCGGGCAGGATGGTTGCCCATCCCGCCCGTAAGCGGCCGGGGGGAATGGCCCCCCGGCGGAAGCGCGATCAGGCCGCCTGCGGTGCCTGCGCCATGGAGTGCAGCACGTAGTGCAGGATGCCGCCCTGGCGGTAGTACTCGACCTCATCGGCCGTATCGACGCGGCAGAGCAGGGTGGTGCGGTGCTCGGTGCCGTCGGGGCGGTGGATCACCAGCGTCACATCCATGCGGGGCTTGATCTCCTCCAGCCCCAGGATGTCGATGGTCTCCTCGCCGGTCAGGCCCAGGCTCTCCCGGGTCTCGCCGTTCTTGAACATCAGCGGCAGCACGCCCATGCCCACGAGGTTCGAGCGGTGGATGCGCTCGAAGCTCTCGGTGATCACGGCCTTCACGCCGAGCAGGAAGGTGCCCTTCGCCGCCCAGTCGCGGGAGGAGCCGGTGCCGTATTCCTTGCCGCCGAAGATCACCAGCGGCACGCCTTCGCTCTTGTAGCGCA
Protein-coding regions in this window:
- a CDS encoding diacylglycerol/lipid kinase family protein, producing MTRAVLVMNNRAGTLDGRPELPGQIEDALRESGFDLHIIAEDAAPDMEGRIEAAVAAARSLPAPLVIVGGGDGTVRGAAGRLAGTGIALGILPLGTLNILARDLGMPLDPLEAAMALAGAETRRIDIGEVNGEVFTCQAVLGLPNRFARLRQANRRIPGIAARMRTILGTLRAFGRPPLSLNLAWSEQPGAPPVRRHVRARALSVVNNPYEEALGSFFHRPRLDTGVLAVHRPKRFGLFWSLVMLVAMGLGLWRRTEEVDHFLTPALTIESRRVSLRVATDGEIQILPTPLRFRIHPRALRVLSLAPVAEAEVTAQSEPQPA